The proteins below come from a single Candidatus Omnitrophota bacterium genomic window:
- a CDS encoding FAD-binding protein — MGIQIIIEKCTGCTLCVKACPFDAIRIMDKKAVIDLHKCNLCGACVPACKFKAVFLEKEVTACVLPDIKDYKGIWVFIEQKKGKVQSVSYELLGKARELSQKLNCQVSGILIGHNLDDQLDELAWRGADNIYLIEAPELANFQDEPYTNILVELVKKHKPEIVLCGATAIGRSLISRVAVKIKTGLTADCTGLDIDQEKKILLQTRPAFGGNIMATIISPNYRPQMATVRHKVMQPMEPDKKRKGKIIRETFDNSLYASRAKLLDIVEEVEALINLSEADIIVSGGRGMGGPENFKILEELAHVLGAAVGASRAAVDSGWMPYSHQVGQTGRTVSPKIYIACGISGQIQHLVGMQSSKIIIAINKDPDAPIFKVATYGIVGDLFQIVPVLTKQFQQTLRK, encoded by the coding sequence ATGGGTATACAAATAATTATAGAAAAATGCACGGGATGCACGCTTTGCGTTAAGGCTTGCCCTTTTGACGCAATCCGCATAATGGACAAGAAGGCAGTGATTGACTTACATAAATGTAATCTCTGCGGCGCTTGCGTTCCTGCCTGTAAATTTAAGGCAGTGTTTTTAGAAAAAGAGGTTACTGCCTGCGTTTTACCGGATATAAAAGATTATAAAGGGATCTGGGTATTCATCGAACAGAAGAAAGGTAAAGTCCAGTCTGTCTCCTATGAACTCTTAGGCAAGGCCCGGGAATTATCCCAAAAACTTAATTGTCAGGTAAGCGGTATTTTAATCGGCCACAATCTAGATGACCAATTGGATGAGTTGGCTTGGCGCGGGGCGGATAATATTTATCTAATAGAGGCCCCGGAATTAGCTAATTTTCAGGATGAACCTTACACTAATATCTTAGTTGAGTTAGTCAAGAAACATAAGCCCGAGATCGTGCTCTGCGGGGCAACGGCTATCGGCCGTTCTTTAATCTCGCGCGTGGCCGTTAAAATAAAAACAGGCCTGACTGCGGATTGCACGGGCCTGGATATTGACCAGGAAAAGAAAATACTCCTGCAGACCCGGCCGGCATTCGGCGGAAACATCATGGCTACTATCATCAGCCCAAACTACCGGCCGCAGATGGCCACTGTCCGGCATAAGGTAATGCAACCGATGGAGCCGGATAAAAAGAGAAAGGGTAAAATTATCCGGGAAACTTTTGATAATTCTCTCTACGCTTCGCGCGCAAAACTCCTGGATATAGTAGAAGAAGTAGAGGCCCTGATAAATTTATCAGAGGCGGATATTATTGTTTCAGGCGGCCGGGGGATGGGAGGACCGGAGAACTTTAAAATTTTAGAAGAGCTCGCACATGTTTTAGGTGCCGCAGTGGGTGCTTCGCGCGCAGCAGTAGATTCCGGGTGGATGCCTTATTCGCATCAGGTAGGCCAGACCGGAAGAACAGTATCGCCTAAAATTTATATTGCCTGCGGCATCTCCGGCCAGATCCAGCATCTCGTAGGCATGCAGTCCTCAAAAATCATCATCGCCATCAATAAAGATCCCGATGCGCCTATCTTTAAAGTAGCGACCTATGGTATTGTCGGTGACCTCTTCCAAATAGTTCCTGTCTTAACCAAACAATTCCAACAAACCCTCAGGAAATAA
- a CDS encoding electron transfer flavoprotein subunit beta/FixA family protein, producing the protein MNIIVCIKQVPETTEVKINPETNTLIREGVKSIINPFDMYAIEEAVRLKEKTGGKVTVITMGPPQAEAALREAISMGIDEGILVCDRAFAGSDTWATSYTLSAAIKKIGGFDLIICGKQASDGDTAQVGPGISTHLDIPQVTYVKKIEEIKEKTLRVERLMEEGFEIIEVPLPALLTVVKEINEPRLPSLKGMMRAKQAKITLWTQKELNLDPQQIGLCGSPTQVVKIFTPPQRTGGQILKGEIPEIAAQLVELLQVQV; encoded by the coding sequence ATGAATATCATCGTCTGCATCAAACAGGTCCCGGAAACCACCGAAGTAAAAATTAACCCGGAAACGAATACCTTAATCCGCGAAGGGGTAAAGTCCATTATTAATCCCTTTGACATGTATGCTATTGAAGAGGCAGTGCGGCTGAAAGAAAAAACCGGCGGCAAGGTCACGGTGATTACTATGGGTCCTCCGCAGGCAGAAGCGGCCTTAAGAGAAGCGATTTCCATGGGCATAGATGAAGGTATCCTGGTTTGCGACCGCGCCTTTGCCGGAAGCGATACCTGGGCCACCAGTTATACCTTATCCGCTGCCATCAAAAAAATAGGGGGGTTTGATTTAATTATCTGCGGTAAGCAGGCCTCTGACGGCGACACTGCCCAGGTTGGGCCGGGGATATCCACGCATTTAGACATACCCCAGGTTACTTATGTCAAAAAGATAGAAGAGATAAAAGAAAAAACTCTGCGCGTAGAGAGATTAATGGAAGAGGGTTTTGAGATAATTGAAGTACCCCTGCCGGCGCTTTTAACTGTGGTCAAAGAGATAAATGAACCGCGGCTGCCCTCTTTAAAAGGGATGATGCGCGCTAAGCAGGCTAAAATTACCCTCTGGACGCAGAAAGAACTAAATTTAGATCCCCAACAGATCGGATTATGCGGTTCTCCTACGCAAGTAGTGAAGATTTTTACTCCTCCTCAGAGAACCGGTGGCCAGATACTTAAGGGTGAGATTCCTGAGATTGCCGCGCAATTAGTAGAGCTATTGCAGGTCCAGGTATAG
- a CDS encoding acyl-CoA dehydrogenase family protein, whose translation MDYLLSDEQKMIQELARKIADEKIRPVAAKHDQTEEFPWEIIKIIADADLFGLFIPAEYGGMANSVLNLCIATEELSRACGGIAVCYAASALGTFPIVLFGNDEQKKKYLPELAKGKKIAAFGITEPEAGSDASGIKTTARKDGDHYILNGLKHFITNGGDADVYTVIAMTDKTKGARGASAFIVEKGTPGFTFGKKEEKLGIRASSTRELIFTDCKIPKENLLSREGMGFIVTMKTFDMSRPGVAAQALGIAQGALDVAVKYAKERQQFGKTIASFQGIQWMLADMATEIEAARALVYSCAREIDGGCKDVGKDSAMAKMYASDVAMKVTTDAVQILGGYGYMRDYPAEKYMRDAKITQIYEGTNQIQRNIIALQLIKEMAK comes from the coding sequence ATGGATTACCTGCTAAGTGACGAACAAAAGATGATTCAGGAACTGGCGCGTAAAATCGCCGACGAGAAGATCCGCCCGGTAGCGGCCAAACACGATCAAACCGAAGAATTCCCTTGGGAAATTATCAAGATCATTGCGGATGCGGATTTATTCGGTTTATTTATTCCTGCTGAGTATGGCGGTATGGCTAACAGCGTATTAAACTTGTGTATTGCTACCGAAGAATTATCGCGTGCCTGCGGAGGTATCGCGGTATGCTATGCTGCCTCGGCCTTAGGGACATTTCCGATTGTCTTATTCGGCAATGACGAGCAGAAGAAAAAATACCTGCCGGAGCTGGCAAAAGGCAAAAAAATCGCTGCCTTCGGCATTACTGAACCGGAAGCAGGTTCTGATGCCTCCGGCATTAAGACTACTGCGCGTAAAGACGGGGACCATTATATCTTAAATGGCCTTAAACACTTTATTACTAACGGCGGGGATGCCGATGTCTATACGGTTATTGCCATGACGGATAAGACTAAGGGGGCTCGGGGTGCTTCGGCATTTATAGTAGAAAAGGGCACGCCTGGTTTTACCTTTGGTAAAAAAGAAGAAAAATTAGGCATCCGCGCTTCTTCAACGCGTGAACTTATTTTCACTGATTGCAAAATCCCCAAAGAAAATCTTTTATCCAGAGAAGGCATGGGTTTTATCGTGACTATGAAGACCTTTGATATGTCGCGGCCGGGAGTAGCTGCTCAAGCCTTAGGTATTGCCCAGGGGGCGCTGGATGTGGCGGTAAAATATGCTAAAGAGAGGCAGCAGTTTGGTAAAACCATAGCTAGCTTTCAGGGTATACAATGGATGTTGGCAGATATGGCTACGGAAATTGAAGCTGCCCGGGCCTTAGTTTATTCCTGCGCCAGGGAAATAGATGGCGGGTGTAAAGACGTAGGCAAGGATTCGGCCATGGCCAAGATGTATGCCTCAGACGTAGCCATGAAAGTTACTACTGATGCCGTACAGATACTCGGCGGTTACGGTTATATGAGGGATTATCCCGCGGAAAAATATATGCGCGATGCCAAGATTACCCAAATTTACGAAGGTACAAACCAGATTCAGCGTAACATTATCGCATTGCAGTTAATCAAAGAAATGGCTAAATAA
- a CDS encoding N-acetyltransferase: MIRKAKIKDIKQIQGLINFFAKQDLMLPRSLNELYENLRDFWVIEEGGKIIGCCALHISWEDLAEIKSLAVAKQKQGKGIGRELILACLNEARALAARRIFVLTYQPGYFKKFGFKRVKNSALPHKIWAECINCCKFPNCQEIALLKTL, from the coding sequence ATGATTAGAAAAGCAAAGATAAAAGATATAAAACAAATACAGGGTTTGATTAATTTTTTTGCCAAACAGGACCTGATGTTACCGCGCTCGCTTAATGAATTATATGAAAACTTGCGGGATTTCTGGGTAATTGAAGAAGGCGGGAAAATTATCGGTTGTTGTGCTTTACATATCTCCTGGGAGGACCTGGCGGAGATAAAATCCCTGGCCGTAGCCAAACAAAAACAAGGCAAGGGTATAGGCAGGGAATTAATCCTGGCATGTTTAAATGAAGCCAGGGCCTTAGCAGCCAGGAGGATATTTGTGCTTACCTATCAGCCCGGGTATTTTAAGAAATTCGGGTTCAAAAGAGTAAAGAATTCTGCTCTCCCCCATAAAATTTGGGCAGAATGCATTAACTGCTGCAAATTCCCCAATTGCCAGGAAATCGCCCTTCTAAAAACCTTGTAA
- the glgC gene encoding glucose-1-phosphate adenylyltransferase, which yields MRKRVLTFIMAGGKGERLLPLTKDRTKPAVPFGGIYRIIDFTLSNCINSGLRKIYVLTQYKSASLQRHIRLGWNILPSELGQFIELLPAQQRVGDSWYLGTADAIYQNLYTLEIDNPDEVLILAGDHIYKMNYYTLIDFHRQADADLTVGVVEMDKNKAPHLGVVEVDAIGRVSGFQEKPARPKTIPQNQDKVYASMGIYVFKHPVLEEELQQDAKKHNSTHDFGKDIIPQMLKKGLKVVAFNFVDENKKEAQYWRDIGTIDAYYEANMDLVQVDPVFNLYDKDWSIRTYQEQFPLAKTVFSGDQITGRVGLVLDSLIAGGCIVSGGKVQRSILSPDVRIHSYSEVYDSIIMEGVNVARYAKIKKAIIDKDVHIPQGMVIGYDLEEDRKRFYVTKSGIVVVEKGAEIK from the coding sequence ATGAGGAAACGCGTTTTAACTTTTATCATGGCAGGCGGTAAGGGCGAGCGGCTATTGCCCCTGACCAAAGACCGCACCAAACCCGCAGTGCCTTTTGGCGGGATATACCGGATTATTGATTTTACCCTGAGTAATTGCATCAATTCGGGGCTGCGCAAAATTTATGTCCTCACGCAATATAAGTCCGCATCTTTACAGAGGCACATCCGTTTGGGATGGAATATCCTGCCTTCTGAGTTAGGCCAGTTTATCGAATTATTACCGGCACAACAAAGAGTAGGGGATTCCTGGTATTTAGGCACTGCCGATGCCATTTATCAAAACCTCTATACCCTGGAAATTGATAATCCGGATGAAGTTTTAATCCTGGCCGGAGACCACATCTATAAAATGAATTATTATACCCTGATAGATTTTCATCGTCAGGCTGATGCGGATTTGACCGTCGGGGTGGTAGAGATGGATAAAAATAAAGCCCCGCATTTAGGCGTAGTAGAGGTAGACGCAATAGGCAGGGTGAGCGGTTTTCAGGAGAAGCCGGCAAGGCCCAAGACCATACCCCAGAATCAGGATAAGGTCTATGCCTCTATGGGCATCTATGTTTTTAAACATCCGGTCCTGGAAGAGGAACTGCAGCAGGACGCTAAGAAACACAATTCTACCCATGATTTCGGCAAAGACATCATCCCGCAGATGCTCAAAAAAGGCCTTAAGGTCGTTGCTTTTAATTTTGTTGATGAGAATAAAAAAGAGGCGCAGTATTGGCGGGATATCGGAACTATTGATGCTTATTATGAAGCAAATATGGATTTAGTGCAGGTTGACCCGGTATTTAATCTTTACGATAAAGACTGGTCGATCAGGACCTATCAAGAGCAGTTTCCCCTGGCTAAGACAGTCTTTTCCGGGGATCAGATCACCGGCCGCGTCGGGCTGGTGCTGGATTCACTGATTGCCGGAGGATGCATTGTCAGCGGAGGCAAAGTTCAGCGTTCTATACTTTCTCCGGATGTAAGAATCCACAGCTATTCAGAGGTTTATGATTCTATAATTATGGAAGGCGTCAATGTAGCCAGATACGCCAAGATAAAAAAGGCCATTATTGATAAGGATGTGCATATCCCGCAAGGTATGGTAATCGGCTATGATCTTGAAGAGGATAGAAAAAGGTTTTATGTTACCAAATCGGGCATCGTGGTAGTGGAGAAGGGGGCAGAAATTAAATAG
- a CDS encoding MarC family protein — MLKILEPYILTFIPIFVAVDVIGTIPLFISLVEGISKHQKKRTITESVTTATVLAILFMFVGKWVFRLIGISIPDFQIAGGALLFVISVRLLLPGARKIILSDGHDKDAGVFPLGTPLITGPAVLTTTLIMLDTFGVVPTFVSLVLNMLIVWIALVKAEFFMKIMGQGGTRAFSKVMYILLAAIGVMMVRRGLTGILFK, encoded by the coding sequence ATGTTAAAGATATTAGAGCCGTATATACTTACCTTTATCCCCATTTTTGTGGCCGTGGATGTTATCGGCACTATCCCGTTATTTATTTCTCTGGTAGAAGGAATCAGTAAACACCAGAAGAAAAGGACGATTACCGAATCCGTAACCACAGCCACGGTATTGGCAATCCTTTTTATGTTTGTCGGTAAATGGGTATTTCGCCTCATCGGTATTAGTATCCCTGATTTTCAGATTGCCGGCGGCGCGCTCCTCTTTGTAATTTCTGTGCGCCTATTGTTACCCGGTGCGCGCAAGATTATTTTATCCGATGGCCATGATAAAGATGCTGGTGTGTTTCCCTTAGGTACACCCTTGATTACCGGGCCGGCAGTCTTAACTACTACCTTAATCATGCTGGATACTTTCGGCGTTGTGCCTACTTTTGTTTCTCTGGTGCTGAATATGCTGATTGTCTGGATCGCCCTGGTAAAGGCAGAATTTTTTATGAAAATTATGGGGCAGGGCGGGACAAGGGCATTTTCTAAGGTGATGTATATCTTACTGGCAGCCATCGGCGTAATGATGGTCAGGCGCGGGTTAACCGGTATCTTATTCAAATGA
- a CDS encoding MFS transporter: MLNKKLFWAFVLSSAVYFTQGIEGLPSQGLFYYLKETLKFSPEKIMFLSSFTMFAWLVKPVIGYVIDNFFNKKAWILIALALDIILVLFLGLTQLPLVILIAILIINSANAAFRDVAVDGIMCVEGKKYNATGRIQSIQWISISIAGLLTGILGGYIAEKWGYRAAFLCLVPVYVLVGIPAYFYKEDNASQNKPSTTLLLDLKKLFSHKKLLIVGLFIFLYRYSPSFGTPLFFIQRDSFKWSKIWIGGLGTISTVFGIVGSLVYYKISQKINIKKWLYISVFLGALTSLSYLYYTPVTAVIYDTLYSLIGMFIFIMVMDFMARNTIPGLEATSFALLCSISNLALVTSNLSGAFLLPILGLKWLIVLSSLTSFLCLFLIKKIE, encoded by the coding sequence GTGCTGAATAAAAAGCTATTCTGGGCCTTTGTATTAAGCAGCGCTGTTTACTTTACGCAAGGCATAGAAGGCCTTCCCTCCCAGGGTTTATTCTATTATCTGAAAGAAACCCTAAAGTTTAGCCCCGAAAAAATAATGTTCTTAAGCAGCTTTACTATGTTTGCCTGGCTGGTAAAACCGGTAATAGGTTATGTTATAGATAATTTTTTCAATAAGAAGGCCTGGATTCTTATCGCCTTGGCTTTAGATATAATCCTGGTTTTATTTTTGGGGTTAACTCAGTTACCGCTTGTTATCCTTATCGCTATATTAATTATTAATTCTGCTAATGCCGCCTTCCGGGATGTCGCCGTAGACGGGATTATGTGCGTAGAAGGAAAAAAATATAATGCTACAGGCAGGATCCAGAGTATTCAGTGGATATCTATTTCCATAGCAGGGTTACTTACGGGGATATTGGGAGGATATATCGCAGAGAAATGGGGGTATCGCGCGGCATTCTTGTGCCTGGTTCCTGTTTATGTGTTAGTAGGGATCCCCGCGTATTTCTATAAGGAAGATAATGCTTCACAGAATAAGCCATCCACAACACTGCTTCTAGACTTAAAAAAATTATTTTCCCATAAAAAGCTGCTCATTGTAGGGTTATTTATATTTTTATACAGATACTCTCCGTCTTTCGGGACGCCGCTTTTCTTTATACAGAGAGATAGTTTTAAGTGGAGTAAAATATGGATAGGGGGATTGGGGACAATCAGCACGGTTTTTGGGATTGTTGGGTCATTGGTCTATTATAAAATCAGCCAAAAGATTAATATTAAGAAATGGCTATATATATCGGTATTTTTAGGGGCCTTGACTTCTTTAAGCTACCTTTATTATACGCCCGTTACCGCGGTGATTTATGATACGCTCTATAGCCTGATAGGTATGTTTATATTTATCATGGTTATGGACTTTATGGCTAGAAATACCATACCAGGACTAGAGGCCACTTCCTTTGCGCTTTTATGCAGCATAAGTAACCTGGCACTCGTAACAAGTAATTTATCAGGGGCTTTTTTACTGCCTATTCTGGGATTAAAATGGCTCATCGTTTTATCTTCCCTGACTAGTTTCTTATGCCTGTTTTTAATTAAGAAAATAGAATGA
- the secG gene encoding preprotein translocase subunit SecG: MTFLIITIHVVACTLLITIILIQRGRGGGLAESFSGVESMFGTKTNAFLSRTTTVLSAVFFVTCLSLAVLSVRQSRSLMQDAKPTAPPAPATAAAPVNNPIEQAQQELPKPTEKSATASSPEVPKAR; the protein is encoded by the coding sequence ATGACATTTTTAATCATTACTATACATGTGGTTGCCTGTACTTTATTAATCACCATCATTTTAATTCAAAGAGGCCGCGGCGGAGGCCTGGCTGAGAGTTTCTCCGGCGTAGAATCCATGTTTGGCACAAAAACCAATGCTTTCTTAAGCCGCACCACCACTGTATTATCCGCTGTATTTTTTGTCACCTGTTTAAGCCTAGCAGTTTTATCCGTAAGGCAGAGCCGGTCTTTAATGCAGGACGCAAAACCAACCGCCCCACCAGCACCGGCAACTGCGGCAGCCCCCGTTAATAATCCTATAGAACAGGCCCAGCAAGAGCTGCCTAAACCGACAGAAAAGTCTGCTACCGCTTCATCCCCCGAAGTTCCAAAAGCTCGATAA
- the tpiA gene encoding triose-phosphate isomerase, with the protein MRKTIIAGNWKMYKTIVEAIELANGLKRALFKLNDQGVDIVICPPYAALSEVSEIILDSNIHLGAQNMHWQDEGAFTGEVSPIMLKDIGCKFVIIGHSERRQYFGETNESVNKKIKAALKHGLTPIVCVGETLKEREDGKTFQVLDDHIHNGLKDISDSEVAKIVIAYEPVWAIGTGRTATPAQAQEAQIYIRGLLRKMYNKEIADALRIQYGGSVKPENITELMRQPDIDGALVGGASLTVDSFAEIVLKASEVVK; encoded by the coding sequence ATGAGAAAAACTATTATTGCCGGAAACTGGAAGATGTATAAAACCATCGTTGAGGCCATAGAACTAGCCAATGGCTTAAAGAGGGCGCTTTTTAAATTAAATGATCAGGGGGTAGATATTGTAATTTGTCCGCCCTATGCTGCCTTAAGCGAAGTTTCCGAAATAATCCTGGATTCTAATATTCACTTGGGCGCCCAAAATATGCATTGGCAGGATGAGGGCGCTTTTACCGGAGAGGTTTCTCCAATAATGCTCAAAGATATAGGATGCAAGTTTGTGATTATCGGCCACTCTGAACGCCGGCAGTATTTCGGCGAAACCAATGAATCCGTAAATAAAAAGATAAAAGCCGCCTTAAAGCATGGCCTTACGCCCATTGTTTGCGTAGGCGAAACCCTTAAAGAAAGGGAAGACGGTAAGACTTTTCAGGTATTGGATGACCATATTCATAACGGCCTTAAAGATATAAGTGATAGCGAGGTGGCAAAAATAGTGATTGCCTATGAGCCGGTTTGGGCCATAGGCACAGGTAGGACTGCCACACCTGCCCAAGCCCAGGAGGCGCAAATTTATATTCGCGGTTTGTTGCGTAAGATGTATAATAAAGAAATTGCCGATGCCCTAAGGATACAATACGGCGGAAGCGTAAAGCCGGAAAACATTACAGAATTGATGCGTCAACCGGATATTGACGGAGCCTTAGTAGGCGGAGCGAGCCTGACCGTGGATAGTTTTGCTGAGATTGTATTGAAAGCAAGCGAGGTGGTGAAATGA
- a CDS encoding phosphoglycerate kinase — MNKMTLKDLDLKDKVVLVRVDFNVPQDAALNITDDTRIKATLPTLKYILQAGARKIILMSHLGRPDGKVVAKYSLNPAAVRLQELLGVPVAFLNDCVGDNIKERIAQVPEKVVLLENLRFHAEEEANDAGFAKELADLADIFVNDAFGTAHRAHASTEGVTHYLKSAAGFLLEKEIEYLGNAVAKPQRPFMVILGGAKVSDKIDVIENLLPKADAIIIGGGMAYTFLKAQGKSIGNSKLEKDKLDLARNILDQAKNLKKEILLPIDNLVVDNIDPQAKSEIVGEDIPEGKIAVDIGPKTVAFFKESLKEAGTIVWNGPLGIFEMDAFSHGTEEIAKFLSTLKATTIIGGGDTAAAVAKFKLEDKMTHISTGGGASLEFLEGKILPGIAALTDK; from the coding sequence ATGAATAAAATGACCTTAAAGGATCTTGACTTAAAAGACAAGGTTGTCCTGGTGCGCGTGGATTTTAACGTGCCGCAGGATGCCGCTTTAAATATTACTGATGATACGCGTATCAAGGCAACGTTACCTACGCTAAAATACATATTGCAGGCAGGCGCCAGGAAGATTATTCTGATGAGCCATTTAGGCAGGCCTGATGGTAAGGTAGTGGCTAAATACAGCCTTAATCCGGCGGCTGTGAGGCTTCAAGAGTTATTAGGTGTGCCTGTGGCTTTCCTGAATGATTGTGTAGGCGATAATATTAAAGAAAGAATTGCACAGGTGCCGGAAAAAGTCGTCCTTTTGGAAAACTTAAGGTTTCACGCTGAAGAGGAAGCAAATGACGCAGGTTTCGCCAAAGAATTAGCGGATTTAGCCGATATCTTTGTCAATGACGCCTTTGGCACGGCCCACCGCGCACACGCCTCTACCGAAGGGGTTACGCACTATCTTAAATCCGCAGCGGGGTTTCTTTTAGAAAAAGAAATCGAGTACCTGGGAAATGCCGTAGCAAAACCGCAAAGGCCTTTTATGGTTATCCTGGGAGGGGCAAAGGTTTCAGATAAGATAGACGTGATTGAAAACCTGCTTCCTAAGGCCGACGCTATTATCATAGGCGGGGGCATGGCTTATACCTTTTTGAAGGCGCAGGGAAAATCTATCGGCAATTCTAAACTGGAGAAGGATAAGCTGGATTTAGCCAGAAATATTTTAGATCAGGCCAAAAATCTCAAAAAAGAAATTTTATTACCCATAGATAACTTAGTGGTAGATAATATTGACCCGCAGGCTAAATCAGAAATTGTAGGCGAGGATATCCCTGAAGGCAAGATTGCGGTAGATATCGGGCCAAAGACAGTAGCATTTTTTAAGGAGAGCCTCAAAGAAGCCGGGACAATAGTTTGGAACGGGCCCTTGGGTATATTCGAGATGGATGCTTTTAGCCATGGAACAGAAGAGATTGCCAAGTTTCTAAGTACCCTTAAAGCCACCACGATTATCGGCGGCGGAGATACTGCTGCGGCTGTGGCTAAGTTTAAACTGGAAGATAAAATGACGCATATTTCCACCGGCGGCGGGGCAAGTTTGGAATTCTTAGAGGGAAAAATTCTACCAGGTATTGCTGCCCTCACGGATAAATAA